The DNA region TGAAATGGGGATGCCTGTTTCTGGAAATCCTCCACCTGATGCACCACCCACCACCAGAGTTTCAACCGGCCAGGAAAAGCGCAAGCTGTTGGCTCAAACACCATCCATCGAGAGCATTCCAAAAAGGTTTGGTTCTGCCTTTCAATTATCCTAATGAACAATGTTTGCATCTTCATAGCTGCTGACAGATAAAGTTGATAAAATACACATTCAGTTGCCTACAACAGTTAATAAACATTTGCAATACTAAAACAAAACaggtttctcatcagtgtgactgcgctggtgtttccgcaggttggctaaccgagtgaatcctttctcacactctgggcaggtgaatggcttctccccagtgtgaactcgctcatgtGCCAGCAGGTtcgatgagtgagtgaatcccatcCCGCAGTCAGAGCAGAggaacggcctctctccggtaTGAACTCTCCGGTGGTTCAGCAGGTTGTATGAATGAGTGAATcgctttccacagtcagagcaaatgaatggcctctccccggtgtgaattcgctgatgagTCACcagactggataactgagtgaatcccttcccacacacgggacAGGTGAACTGTCGCTCCCCAGTGTGATTTCGCCCATGAGCTTTCAGTTCAAATgagtaactgaatcccttcccacagtccccacacttATAGGGTCTTTCTCCAGAGTGAACGTGCTTGTGTTTCAACAGGCCAGATGATCGGCTGTAGCCTTGTCCACACTCAGAGCacgtgtacggtttctccccactcTTAACAGTGCTTTTACCTTCCATGTTCAAATTTTGATGATACTGAAGTTCTGATGAATTGGGTGACtctcagatcctgatgtgatgttcaaatttcccaactgcaaatcctccaCTTCCaataccctgtgaaattgatttaaaacagaaaaaaagggagtgagagagaacccactaAATACAAAGGCAaagtgtgaaattgagctgaatgaatcaggTAATTTGTGGAGCTGGCACTAggaaaagatgaccatgaaaagtgctggattgtcatgaaaacccaaCTAGTGTTCTTCAGGCGAGGAAACCTGCCCATACAGTCTGGGTCTACACCAGGTCTGAACCAACACAAGACTCTGGGATCAATGAGGGGAGCAAGGAAGAGAAAGATAGTGAGGTGGGAATGGGAAGTATTGAAGGAGAGGATTTTATATATCTCCAACCCGACCCGAGCTTTGATGGAACATCCAAACCTTTAGTTCAGCCACCTAAAAGGTCCagagcagcgtgtgtgtgtgaacatgaacacctccaattcccctccaagtaaCACACCATCCTCTCATGTATGACATCCAGTGCTCGTTGAGCAGAAATGTCCTCCAATTCAATACTGGGAAGAGGAAAGCCACTGTCTTCAGTGCTTGCAACAAAATCCACTCCCCACCTACTCTCTCTGCTGTAACtctttgaggctgaaccagacagtTCATAATCTGGTTGTCAAATTTTATCCCAAGCTGAGGCTCTGATTATATATCACTAAGATTAATATATTAACACCTACAACAAAGATGGAGCTATTTTgcaattcagcagaaacagacccaaatGAATATGGTTCAGTCTGAATATGATCACAGCAAAATCCAATCACTGCAGTTAGttggaatttgttggtgttttcacaGTCTGGATGAGgtaatgtatcccttcccacaatagGAACAGGTGAACCACCTCTCCCCCGTGTGACTGCATTGATGAGTTTCCAACTTGGATGAATCTTTGAGTCCCTTCCCCCAGTCCCCACATTCCCATGCCATCTCCCTGTTGGGACGATAATTATGTTCTggaaggccagatgattggttgaaatCTTAACCACACACGGTGTTCTTCCCTTCTATATTAAAAATACAATGGTATTCAGACTACAGTAAATTGGCCAACTCCATGATATTCTCCTGTGATATTTGGTTTCAAATCCTCCCTTCTAAAATCCTGTGCTTTCTTTTGGACAAGTTGTCtcattctgaacaatggggaacaagctcctcccactcattgacaacaTTGCCCCTTACAAAGATGGCGGCAGCGTCAGACGCACATGCGCAGATCTTTGTTATTAACATTCCCACCTACAAAATGGCGGCAGTCAGCTCACTCCCAACGCTTCACGTTACGGCTCCATTTGGAACAAACCGGGGGGACCGAGACGTTGTTTTGCAAGGTTTGGATTTGAATAACATGTTTACGAAGCCTTTCCACCCACCTgccagattcaccgctctctgcgcACCGCCTTTTACTTCCAATTGATCTCGGATCCGAGTAAAAACCATCCGCCCATCCCCAtgacccgcactgcgcatgctgaaaatcccgcccctcattcactccgattggttggaggaccagccgctcctgctcggtcctccagctccgccccctcttcctattggtccgaagCTTCCGTCAATCATTCTCTGGGCATTGTGACATTGAGCATGCGCAGTGCAGCTCATGTCCAGGGACAGACGCTTGTTTGTCTCATCTTCaggcggataagcggaggcagcgttcggtgggggtggggaggtgacatacacacacccagGGGAAGCTTCAACATTCAGGACAAACCccattcatcaggacctgaatattatcAGCCTTTGAGTTTAAGTGTTGAGTTCCAGCTCATTACACTTACTGTATAAAAAAAACTTCATTTCCCCTTCTGTCTCTTCCCAAAATCTTAATTCTGTGTCCCTTTTGTAAGATAAAtacacacatgagggagaaaggaatagaaggatatgctgatggggcagATGAAGAGTGGTAAGTGGAGGCTCACGTGgagtataaatactgacacacactgattgagccgactggcccggccctgtgctgTACTCAATGGCACAGAGACAAATGCATTTACTTTAGTTCCAAGCAGTAGGAGATGCAGAATCTATCAAATAAATTCAGCTCAGAATTAAGGGTAAT from Mustelus asterias unplaced genomic scaffold, sMusAst1.hap1.1 HAP1_SCAFFOLD_47, whole genome shotgun sequence includes:
- the LOC144483160 gene encoding uncharacterized protein LOC144483160, with product MEGKSTVKSGEKPYTCSECGQGYSRSSGLLKHKHVHSGERPYKCGDCGKGFSYSFELKAHGRNHTGERQFTCPVCGKGFTQLSSLVTHQRIHTGERPFICSDCGKRFTHSYNLLNHRRVHTGERPFLCSDCGMGFTHSSNLLAHERVHTGEKPFTCPECEKGFTRLANLRKHQRSHTDEKPVLF